In Onychostoma macrolepis isolate SWU-2019 chromosome 06, ASM1243209v1, whole genome shotgun sequence, one DNA window encodes the following:
- the pik3r6a gene encoding bMERB domain-containing protein 1, which yields MDEKRRASCQYGSLECTKWKTDVDQTEADVVSMADSTITVGDIEGELYKIERIRDILIRRESELRYMMDDIQLCKEITRLKKELQKLLSIPDNDKSNEDKQKEEELLKQIHKLVEARDFLVDDVEFERLREREEDKEMAEFLKSKLPKTKSVARSGRSLPRAQQNSTPFVTKTGLTLLKECCGFTCSIM from the exons AATGCACGAAATGGAAAACAGATGTGGACCAAACAG AGGCAGATGTGGTCTCAATGGCAGACTCTACTATCACAGTGGGGGACATAGAGGGGGAACTCTATAAGATTGAACGGATCAGAGACATTTTGATCAGGAGGGAATCTGAGCTAAGATACAT GATGGATGATATCCAGTTATGTAAAGAAATTACAAGACTGAAGAAAGAGCTTCAAAAGCTTTTGTCTATCCCAG ATAATGACAAGTCTAATGAAGACAAACAGAAGGAGGAAGAGCTTCTGAAACAGATTCATAAATTAGTGGAGGCCAGAGACTTCTTAGTAGATGACGTGGAGTTTGAGCGTCTCAG GGAACGGGAGGAGGACAAAGAGATGGCTGAATTCCTTAAGTCCAAACTACCAAAAACCAAGA GTGTTGCTCGCAGTGGGAGAAGTCTGCCCAGAGCCCAGCAGAACTCTACTCCATTTGTAACCAAGACAGGCCTCACTTTGCTGAAAGAGTGCTGTGGATTCACCTGCTCTATAATGTAA
- the glulb gene encoding glutamine synthetase translates to MATSASSKLSKAVKQQYLDLPQGDEVQAMYIWIDGTGEGLRCKTRTLDSEPKTIEDLPEWNFDGSSTYQSEGSNSDMYLIPQAMFRDPFRKDPNKLVLCEVLKYNRKPAETNLRQMCNKVMDMVQNQYPWFGMEQEYTLLGTDGHPFGWPSNGFPGPQGPYYCGVGADKAYGRDIVEAHYRACLYAGVKICGTNAEVMPAQWEFQVGPCEGIKMGDHLWIARFLLHRVCEDFGIVASFDPKPIPGNWNGAGCHTNFSTKEMREEGGLKYIEESIERLAKRHQYHIRAYDPKGGLDNARRLTGHHETSNINEFSAGVANRGASIRIPRSVGQEMKGYFEDRRPSANCDPYAVTEALVRTCLLNEEGEEPVNYK, encoded by the exons ATGGCCACTTCAGCCAGTTCCAAGCTGAGTAAAGCTGTGAAACAGCAGTACCTGGACCTCCCTCAGGGAGACGAGGTTCAAGCCATGTACATTTGGATTGATGGAACCGGAGAGGGTTTGAGATGCAAGACCAGGACTCTAGATTCAGAACCAAAGACCATTGAAG ATCTTCCTGAATGGAACTTTGATGGCTCCAGCACCTATCAGTCTGAGGGGTCCAACAGTGACATGTACTTGATCCCACAAGCCATGTTCAGAGACCCCTTCAGGAAGGACCCCAACAAACTGGTTCTGTGTGAAGTCCTCAAATACAACCGCAAACCTGCAG AAACCAACCTTCGTCAGATGTGTAACAAGGTCATGGATATGGTGCAGAACCAGTATCCTTGGTTTGGAATGGAACAAGAGTACACTCTTCTCGGAACAGATGGTCATCCGTTTGGTTGGCCCTCCAATGGCTTCCCTGGACCTCAAG GTCCATACTACTGTGGTGTGGGAGCTGATAAGGCCTATGGACGAGATATCGTAGAAGCCCATTATAGAGCCTGTCTGTATGCTGGAGTAAAAATCTGCGGCACCAATGCTGAAGTCATGCCTGCACAG TGGGAATTCCAAGTTGGCCCTTGTGAGGGCATCAAGATGGGAGACCATTTATGGATCGCCCGCTTCCTCCTGCATAGGGTTTGTGAGGACTTTGGCATTGTGGCCTCTTTCGACCCCAAGCCCATTCCAGGGAACTGGAATGGAGCTGGCTGCCACACCAACTTCAGCACGAAGGAGATGCGTGAGGAAGGGGGTTTGAA ataCATTGAGGAGTCGATTGAGAGGCTGGCTAAGAGGCACCAGTACCATATTCGTGCCTATGATCCTAAAGGAGGGTTGGACAATGCCAGACGACTGACTGGCCATCACGAGACCTCCAACATCAACGAGTTCTCTGCTGGAGTGGCTAACCGTGGTGCTAGCATCCGAATCCCACGATCTGTGGGCCAGGAAATGAAGGGCTACTTTGAAGACCGTCGTCCCTCAGCCAACTGCGATCCGTACGCAGTCACTGAAGCTCTTGTACGCACATGTCTGCTCAATGAAGAGGGCGAAGAGCCAGTGaattacaaatga